A portion of the Stella humosa genome contains these proteins:
- a CDS encoding dihydrofolate reductase family protein — translation MGRRIVVTQYVSLDGVVQDPVGMEGSGLGDWTGPFRRGAEGDRFKLEELLACEALLLGRVTYGAFAAVWPRVRDEVGFADRINALPKFVASNSLRRADWHNTTILAGDVIGQVRGLKAGEGGDLLVYGSAALVHALARHNLVDAYTLMVYPTVLGHGTRLFPDGMRSTLALEESRRFGSGILLLRYGRTGDLAIAA, via the coding sequence ATGGGGCGGAGGATCGTCGTCACCCAGTATGTCTCGCTGGACGGGGTCGTGCAGGACCCGGTCGGCATGGAAGGGTCGGGCCTGGGCGACTGGACCGGGCCGTTCCGTCGCGGGGCCGAGGGCGACCGCTTCAAGCTGGAGGAACTGCTCGCCTGCGAGGCCTTGCTGCTCGGCCGTGTCACATACGGCGCCTTCGCCGCCGTATGGCCGCGGGTGCGCGACGAGGTGGGCTTCGCGGACCGGATCAATGCCCTGCCCAAGTTCGTGGCCTCGAACAGCCTGCGCCGGGCCGATTGGCACAACACCACCATCCTGGCGGGCGACGTCATCGGCCAGGTACGCGGGCTGAAGGCCGGGGAGGGCGGCGACCTGCTGGTCTATGGCAGTGCCGCCCTGGTGCATGCGCTGGCGCGGCATAACCTCGTCGACGCCTACACCCTCATGGTCTATCCGACCGTGCTTGGGCACGGGACGCGGCTCTTCCCGGATGGAATGCGATCGACCCTGGCGCTGGAGGAGAGCCGGCGGTTCGGTTCCGGCATCCTCCTCCTGCGCTATGGGCGCACTGGCGATTTGGCTATCGCGGCATGA
- a CDS encoding alpha/beta hydrolase has translation MFEPGTEAYLARIAEVCGPPQPPRSIEERRDAFDRRGRVWWRPAPDTLDVRNWQIGMGGHEIPVRLYRRRDAVKPPVVLYFHGGGFVNGSIDSHDAVTWGLAEETGALVVSVQYRRPPESPYPAATDDCWSAFQWVLRNGDWLDADAGRIAVAGDSAGGCLAASLAIQARDRQAPPLRLQALLYPCIDTNTDRKIYEGAKDPFVSRPGMRFYWEQYLQGRLDTTDPIAAPHQARNLVGLAPAYVQTAEHDPLAEEGEEYAARLEAAGVPVTLDRVAGTIHGLMRARFASEACNAAFARVSAALRSALT, from the coding sequence ATGTTCGAGCCCGGAACCGAAGCCTATCTCGCCCGCATCGCCGAAGTCTGCGGCCCGCCGCAGCCGCCGCGCTCGATCGAGGAACGGCGCGATGCCTTCGACCGGCGCGGCCGGGTGTGGTGGCGGCCGGCGCCCGACACGCTGGACGTCCGCAACTGGCAGATCGGCATGGGCGGGCACGAGATCCCCGTCCGTCTTTATCGCCGCCGCGACGCGGTGAAACCGCCGGTCGTGCTCTACTTCCACGGCGGCGGCTTCGTGAACGGCTCGATCGACAGCCACGACGCGGTCACCTGGGGCCTGGCCGAAGAAACCGGCGCGCTGGTCGTCAGCGTGCAGTATCGCCGCCCGCCCGAGAGCCCCTACCCCGCCGCCACCGACGATTGCTGGTCGGCCTTCCAGTGGGTGCTGCGCAACGGCGACTGGCTGGATGCCGATGCCGGCCGCATCGCCGTGGCGGGCGACAGCGCCGGCGGCTGCCTGGCGGCCTCGCTGGCGATCCAGGCGCGCGACCGGCAGGCGCCGCCGCTGCGCCTCCAGGCCCTGCTCTATCCCTGCATCGACACCAATACCGACCGCAAGATCTACGAGGGCGCCAAGGACCCGTTCGTCAGCCGCCCCGGCATGCGCTTCTACTGGGAGCAGTACCTGCAGGGCCGGCTCGACACGACCGACCCTATCGCCGCCCCGCACCAAGCGCGCAACCTGGTCGGTCTCGCCCCCGCCTACGTCCAGACCGCCGAGCACGACCCGCTGGCCGAGGAAGGCGAGGAGTATGCCGCCCGGCTGGAGGCCGCCGGCGTGCCGGTGACACTGGACCGGGTGGCGGGCACCATCCACGGCCTGATGCGCGCGCGCTTCGCCAGCGAGGCGTGCAACGCGGCGTTTGCCCGCGTCTCGGCCGCGCTCCGCAGCGCGCTCACCTGA
- a CDS encoding extracellular solute-binding protein: MHRRSFVTAAAGLALALSAGPVAAQGKGEIVMGAWGGGTSATWRAGVAEPFTKATGIPVKINEWPDPEPQIRAQRANPQYNMAVATYFNAANLHRDGLLETFDPAEFPDLKNVPESYKMKAADGRVIGIPAYFQYYGIAVNTDLAKVSDFQSWNDLANPKWKGKLSVTRPIYASTYDLVIFAKINGGDEKNIEPGLPLLKALGANALNVYNSMAHLNTLLTRGEVAAAPYYVTRVWGLKQSGVKNIEFILPKEGSLAIPYILVVPKGAKHPEAYKAFLKASLETTQQAKMLDLSGYIPLNTTTPISAEHEANFGMKLPALLGRLYQPDWDVIAQTHKERVAQVEQLLSR; this comes from the coding sequence ATGCATCGACGTTCATTCGTGACCGCCGCGGCCGGCTTGGCCCTGGCGCTGTCGGCCGGGCCCGTGGCCGCCCAGGGCAAGGGCGAGATCGTCATGGGCGCCTGGGGCGGCGGCACCAGCGCCACCTGGCGCGCGGGCGTGGCCGAGCCCTTCACCAAGGCGACCGGCATCCCGGTCAAGATCAACGAGTGGCCCGATCCGGAGCCGCAGATCCGCGCCCAGCGCGCCAATCCGCAGTACAACATGGCGGTCGCGACCTACTTCAACGCTGCCAACCTGCATCGCGACGGCCTGCTGGAGACGTTCGACCCGGCTGAGTTCCCCGACCTGAAGAACGTGCCGGAGAGCTACAAGATGAAGGCGGCCGACGGCCGCGTCATCGGCATCCCGGCCTACTTCCAGTATTACGGCATTGCCGTGAACACCGACCTGGCCAAGGTGTCGGATTTCCAGTCCTGGAACGACCTGGCCAATCCGAAGTGGAAGGGCAAGCTGTCGGTCACGCGGCCGATCTATGCCTCGACCTATGACCTCGTGATCTTCGCCAAGATCAATGGCGGCGACGAGAAGAACATCGAGCCGGGCCTGCCGCTGCTGAAGGCGCTGGGGGCCAATGCGCTCAACGTCTACAACTCGATGGCCCACCTCAACACGCTGCTGACCCGTGGCGAGGTGGCGGCCGCGCCCTACTACGTCACCCGAGTCTGGGGCCTGAAGCAGTCGGGCGTGAAGAACATCGAGTTCATCCTGCCCAAGGAAGGCAGCCTCGCCATCCCCTACATCCTGGTGGTGCCCAAAGGCGCCAAGCATCCGGAAGCCTACAAGGCCTTCCTGAAGGCGTCGCTGGAGACGACCCAGCAGGCCAAGATGCTGGACCTGTCGGGCTACATCCCGCTCAACACCACGACCCCGATCTCGGCCGAGCACGAGGCCAATTTCGGCATGAAGCTGCCGGCCCTGTTGGGGCGCCTGTACCAGCCCGACTGGGACGTGATCGCGCAGACCCACAAGGAGCGGGTGGCGCAGGTCGAGCAGTTGCTGTCGCGCTGA
- a CDS encoding anthrone oxygenase family protein, protein MTREVMATALLLAAAVGCGLVGGIFFAFSAFVMAALDRLPPAQAVAAMQAINVTVLNPLFFAAFFGTVGLSLLAAIVRPSPTVLAAAFAYLAGCVLVTIAGNVPLNDRLARLGSGDPAAAWRLYRGRWTAWNHLRTAASLAAAAGFALALTH, encoded by the coding sequence ATGACCAGGGAGGTAATGGCGACCGCTTTGCTGCTGGCTGCCGCGGTCGGCTGCGGTCTGGTCGGCGGCATCTTCTTCGCCTTCTCGGCCTTCGTCATGGCCGCGCTTGACCGCCTGCCGCCCGCCCAGGCGGTGGCCGCCATGCAGGCGATCAACGTCACGGTGCTGAACCCGCTGTTCTTCGCGGCTTTCTTCGGCACGGTCGGGCTGTCGTTGCTGGCGGCGATCGTCCGGCCGTCGCCCACGGTCCTGGCAGCGGCCTTTGCCTATCTGGCGGGCTGTGTCCTGGTGACCATCGCCGGCAACGTGCCGCTCAACGATCGCCTCGCACGACTGGGGTCGGGGGACCCGGCGGCAGCCTGGCGGCTCTATCGCGGCCGCTGGACGGCCTGGAACCACCTGCGCACGGCGGCCTCGCTGGCGGCTGCCGCCGGCTTTGCGCTGGCGCTGACCCACTGA
- a CDS encoding ABC transporter ATP-binding protein: MAQLDTLLALDGVVKTFGRHRAVDGVSLAVRRGEFLTLLGPSGCGKTTILRMVAGFEHPDSGTIAIEGKPIQGIPPYRRPIGLVFQNLALFPHLTVGENIAFGLRVRRQPADQIARSIDEALALVELSGYGERRVHELSGGQRQRVALARALVIRPAVMLLDEPLGALDLKLRRQLQLELKQIQQRTGTTFIFVTHDQEEAITMSDRIAVMNGGRVEQLDTADRVYNRPATEFVATFVGDTNLLTGRVTATSGPVATVAIPALGRDVPAPAEGTASGAGVRLSIRPENIRFADAASPWQMDARVLEVVYAGAAHRYTVEAGQTRLQVAAPASPGTAPLAIGHRVSLTWTPENAVLLPASAH, from the coding sequence TTGGCCCAACTCGATACGCTTTTGGCCCTAGACGGGGTGGTGAAGACCTTCGGCCGCCACCGCGCGGTGGATGGGGTGTCGCTCGCCGTGCGCAGGGGAGAGTTCCTGACGCTGCTCGGGCCGTCCGGCTGCGGCAAGACGACGATCCTGCGCATGGTGGCCGGGTTCGAGCATCCCGACTCCGGCACCATCGCGATCGAAGGCAAGCCCATCCAGGGCATCCCGCCCTATCGCCGGCCGATCGGCCTGGTGTTCCAGAACCTGGCGCTGTTCCCGCACCTGACGGTGGGCGAGAACATCGCCTTCGGCCTGCGCGTGCGGCGCCAGCCGGCCGACCAGATCGCCCGCTCGATCGACGAGGCGCTGGCCCTGGTAGAGCTGTCCGGCTATGGCGAGCGGCGGGTGCACGAGCTGTCCGGCGGCCAGCGGCAGCGCGTGGCGCTGGCCCGCGCGCTGGTCATCCGGCCGGCTGTCATGCTGCTGGACGAGCCGCTGGGCGCGCTCGACCTGAAATTGCGTCGGCAGTTGCAGCTTGAGCTGAAGCAGATCCAGCAGCGCACCGGCACGACCTTCATCTTCGTCACGCACGACCAGGAAGAAGCGATCACCATGTCCGACCGCATCGCCGTGATGAATGGCGGGCGGGTGGAGCAGCTCGATACCGCCGACCGCGTCTACAACCGCCCGGCGACCGAGTTCGTCGCGACCTTCGTCGGCGACACCAACCTGCTGACCGGCCGGGTCACGGCGACCAGCGGGCCGGTTGCCACCGTGGCGATCCCTGCTCTCGGCCGCGACGTGCCGGCGCCGGCCGAGGGCACGGCCAGCGGTGCCGGCGTCCGCCTGTCGATCCGGCCCGAGAACATCCGTTTCGCTGACGCCGCAAGCCCCTGGCAGATGGACGCGCGCGTGCTGGAGGTCGTCTATGCCGGGGCGGCCCACCGCTACACCGTCGAGGCCGGCCAGACGCGCCTCCAGGTGGCCGCCCCCGCCAGCCCGGGCACCGCGCCGCTCGCCATCGGCCATCGCGTGTCCTTGACCTGGACCCCGGAGAACGCGGTGCTGTTGCCCGCCTCCGCCCACTGA
- a CDS encoding SDR family NAD(P)-dependent oxidoreductase, protein MIAKGRFAEKVVVVTGAASGIGLATAVRFAEEGARGVIAVDIDGERLTRVIATTGLANLLHLCVDVAADESPATIVGMANDRFGRLDVLVNNAGIGGSRPIDEVTDEAMDRMLSVNLRSIMRLTRAALPLLPRPGGRIINTGSVFGLSGFPGSAVYGATKAAVMQLTRQMASDYAGQGILVNGVAPGCIDTGMTGRRIREDAWYQKAMIETTPMGRVGRPEEIASVVAFLASDDASFIAGAIIPVDGGWSGNHFMPR, encoded by the coding sequence ATGATCGCCAAGGGTCGTTTTGCCGAGAAGGTCGTCGTCGTCACCGGGGCCGCCAGCGGCATCGGCCTGGCGACCGCCGTCCGCTTCGCCGAGGAGGGTGCGCGCGGTGTGATCGCCGTCGACATCGACGGCGAGCGGCTGACGCGGGTGATCGCCACCACCGGCCTCGCCAACCTGTTGCACCTCTGCGTCGACGTGGCCGCCGACGAATCGCCCGCCACCATCGTCGGCATGGCGAACGACCGCTTCGGCCGGCTCGACGTACTGGTGAACAATGCCGGCATCGGCGGCTCCCGCCCGATCGACGAGGTGACGGACGAGGCCATGGACCGCATGCTGTCGGTCAACCTGCGCAGCATCATGCGACTGACCCGGGCGGCCCTGCCGTTGCTGCCGCGGCCGGGCGGGCGGATCATCAACACGGGCTCGGTCTTCGGCCTGTCGGGCTTTCCCGGCAGTGCTGTCTATGGCGCGACCAAGGCCGCCGTCATGCAGCTAACCCGGCAGATGGCCTCCGACTATGCCGGCCAGGGCATCCTGGTGAACGGCGTGGCGCCGGGCTGCATCGACACCGGCATGACAGGAAGGCGCATCCGCGAGGACGCCTGGTACCAGAAGGCGATGATCGAGACGACGCCGATGGGCCGTGTCGGCCGGCCGGAGGAAATCGCCTCGGTGGTGGCCTTCCTGGCCTCGGACGACGCCTCCTTCATCGCCGGCGCCATCATCCCGGTCGATGGCGGCTGGAGCGGAAATCACTTCATGCCGCGATAG
- a CDS encoding ABC transporter permease: MLLLPLLGVLALFLFGLVELVWSSFSGPNGPGLDLYRQFFARQDYIDVLFRTLWVAALTTVVSLFISYPVAYFIARYPGRKDWLLVLILLPWLVSVVVRTYGWIVILGNRGLLNGFLGWLGVIDTPLRLLFNTSGVVIGLVHVFCPFMILAILAVFLQLERALEEASMSLGAGPVETFWRVVLPLSLPGVISGVMLVYLMSTGAIITPLLLGGLRDRMLGTQIYQEMFQLFDFPKAATLAVILTVTAFLVVLPLQWLERRVSRNLKGAA; the protein is encoded by the coding sequence TTGCTCCTGCTGCCGCTGCTGGGCGTGCTGGCCCTCTTCCTGTTCGGGCTGGTCGAGCTGGTATGGTCGTCCTTCTCCGGCCCGAACGGGCCGGGGCTCGACCTCTACCGGCAGTTCTTCGCGCGCCAGGACTATATCGACGTCCTGTTCCGCACACTGTGGGTGGCGGCGCTGACGACGGTGGTCAGCCTCTTCATCAGCTACCCCGTCGCCTATTTCATCGCCCGCTATCCGGGCCGCAAGGACTGGCTGCTGGTGCTGATCCTGCTGCCATGGCTGGTTAGCGTCGTCGTGCGCACCTATGGCTGGATCGTCATCCTCGGCAATCGCGGGCTGCTGAACGGCTTCCTCGGCTGGCTCGGCGTGATCGACACGCCGCTGCGGCTGCTGTTCAACACCTCGGGCGTGGTCATCGGGCTGGTCCACGTCTTCTGCCCGTTCATGATCCTGGCCATCCTCGCGGTCTTCCTCCAGCTCGAGCGCGCGCTGGAGGAGGCGAGCATGAGCCTCGGCGCCGGCCCGGTGGAGACCTTCTGGCGCGTCGTCCTGCCCCTGTCGCTGCCGGGCGTCATCTCGGGCGTCATGCTGGTCTATCTGATGTCGACCGGCGCCATCATCACGCCCCTGCTGCTGGGCGGCCTGCGCGACCGCATGCTGGGCACCCAGATCTACCAGGAAATGTTCCAGCTCTTCGACTTCCCCAAGGCGGCCACCCTGGCCGTCATCCTGACCGTCACCGCCTTCCTGGTGGTGCTGCCGCTGCAATGGCTGGAGCGGCGGGTGTCGCGCAACCTGAAGGGTGCGGCATGA